A genome region from Eremothecium gossypii ATCC 10895 chromosome VII, complete sequence includes the following:
- the MET31 gene encoding Met31p (Syntenic homolog of Saccharomyces cerevisiae YDR253C (MET32) and YPL038W (MET31)) has product MSEDRLFFERAAEAIMQTSINRDKVDPTIRELLNRIKYTNPDKIGTDGFTRQSDSATGYADTRDCGAGLPTLVGSEKSSVLNYFDKLLTAGRPPSAPGVARPERAREASLAYLSEDELLTKKRKTSPGAALEVSGGPEETVNDGKRFHCTKCELVFRRSGDLRRHEKVHLPILPNICSLCGKGFARKDALKRHFGTLTCKRNRQKLLSIGGDINEILEKARQNGAKV; this is encoded by the coding sequence ATGAGCGAAGATAGGCTCTTCTTCGAACGTGCAGCAGAGGCCATAATGCAGACGAGTATCAACAGAGACAAGGTGGACCCGACAATCCGCGAGTTGCTAAACCGCATCAAGTACACAAACCCAGACAAAATAGGGACGGACGGGTTCACGAGGCAAAGCGACAGCGCGACTGGATATGCTGATACTCGGGACTGTGGGGCGGGGCTGCCGACTCTGGTGGGCTCGGAGAAAAGTTCAGTGCTCAACTATTTTGATAAGCTGCTGACGGCGGGCCGTCCGCCATCTGCCCCCGGCGTCGCGCGTCCGGAGCGTGCGCGGGAGGCAAGCCTCGCGTACCTCTCCGAGGACGAGCTGTTGACAAAGAAGCGCAAAACATCCCCAGGCGCTGCGCTGGAGGTCTCTGGAGGCCCGGAGGAGACGGTCAACGATGGCAAGCGTTTTCACTGCACCAAGTGCGAGCTTGTGTTTCGTCGCAGCGGCGATCTGCGGAGGCACGAGAAGGTGCATCTTCCGATCTTACCGAACATATGCTCCCTCTGCGGGAAGGGATTTGCCCGCAAGGACGCTCTCAAGCGACACTTCGGCACACTGACTTGCAAACGCAACCGGCAGAAACTGCTCAGCATTGGTGGGGACATCAACGAGATTCTCGAGAAAGCGCGCCAGAACGGCGCGAAAGTGTAA
- the EGD1 gene encoding Egd1p (Syntenic homolog of Saccharomyces cerevisiae YPL037C (EGD1) and YDR252W (BTT1)), with the protein MPIDQEKLAKLQKLSANNKVGGTRRKLAKKSGTASANKDDSKLQAQLAKLKAVTMDQVEEANFFKDDGSVLHFNKVGVQVAPQHNTSVFYGIPQEKSLQDLFPSIIPQLGSESIDALTQLATQLQNAQAAAPATEGHEAGEKKDNDIPELIEGQSFDADVE; encoded by the coding sequence ATGCCAATCGATCAGGAGAAGCTAGCTAAGTTGCAGAAGCTTTCGGCAAACAACAAGGTCGGTGGTACCCGTAGAAAGCTAGCTAAGAAGTCGGGGACGGCTTCCGCCAACAAGGATGACAGCAAGTTGCAGGCGCAATTGGCTAAGTTGAAGGCGGTGACCATGGACCAAGTTGAGGAGGCCAACTTCTTCAAGGACGACGGCAGCGTGCTACACTTCAACAAGGTTGGTGTGCAGGTTGCGCCCCAGCACAACACGTCCGTGTTCTACGGTATCCCACAGGAGAAGTCCCTACAAGATCTCTTCCCTTCGATCATCCCTCAGTTGGGTTCTGAGTCCATCGATGCGTTGACGCAGTTGGCCACACAGTTGCAGAACGCACAGgctgcagctccagcaACCGAGGGCCATGAGGCAGGCGAGAAGAAGGACAACGACATCCCAGAGTTGATTGAGGGCCAGTCTTTCGACGCGGATGTTGAATAA